The DNA segment TGGTCGCTTGAGCCGCACGCCTGAGGCGCGGATCTGGATAACACAACGATCGATTCTGCGGGGATAGTCTTGTTGACAGTTCCATTCGAGTTTCTGAAAGCTTGACGGGAACCGCGCGATCTTCATCTTCCATTCATCCAACCAATTCCGATGCCGCGCATAGAACTCGCGATTCTTACGTATGAATCCTACTTTCCACTTGGGAAAGCGTTGTTGCTGGGACCGGGCGTGTGAAGGGAGCAAATCGAAGACGTCTTCGCGCGTCCGGCCAGTCAGCTGGTACCCTAAGGAGCCTGTATACCGCCAGAGGGTTCGAAGAGGTGTCGCAAACGGCGTTCTCTCCTCGTAGGGGTAAGTAGCGCCGAATTCCATCGCCCACAGTGGATGCGGGACTTTCTCATCTCGTGGAAGCCAGTCGAGCAATTCCTGCCATACTTCTAGGCATTCGGCGACGTGTTGCGGAATCTTCCGCGCATCGGGTGGGTTATGGTCCAGAACGTCTCGAATACTTGAGGGCGGTACAGTTTGGTCCGGCTGCGGCCACTTGAATAGGTCGAGACTGTGTCGGCTTGCGACGATGTATATGCGTTCACGAATCTGGGGAATGCCGAAATGATGTGGCGACAGCTTCGTGCTCCGCACGTCATACCCCTCTGTGCGAAGCAACCGTTCCGCAGTCCCCCACGTCCGTCCGTGGTTGTGGCGCTCGAAGTTGGGGACGTTTTCGAGGATCAGGTATGGCGGGCGATGATAGCGAATCAGGCGAAGTATTTCATAGAGGAGGTCTCCAGACGTGGGGTCGTCGAAGCCGTTCTGGCTCCCTGCTTTGGAGAAAGGCTGACACGGGAATCCGGCGCAAAGAATGTCGTGAGACGGGATATCCTGTGCCGTAACTGCCCGAATGTCTCCGGCCACGGGCAGACGGAAGTTCTGTTCGTAGAGCGCACGAAGAGTTGGATCGATCTCGCAAGCGAAGACACAAGTATGTCCGAGGCGGCGCATAGCGAGA comes from the Limnochorda pilosa genome and includes:
- a CDS encoding DNA cytosine methyltransferase, whose product is MKFIDLFAGLGGFHLAMRRLGHTCVFACEIDPTLRALYEQNFRLPVAGDIRAVTAQDIPSHDILCAGFPCQPFSKAGSQNGFDDPTSGDLLYEILRLIRYHRPPYLILENVPNFERHNHGRTWGTAERLLRTEGYDVRSTKLSPHHFGIPQIRERIYIVASRHSLDLFKWPQPDQTVPPSSIRDVLDHNPPDARKIPQHVAECLEVWQELLDWLPRDEKVPHPLWAMEFGATYPYEERTPFATPLRTLWRYTGSLGYQLTGRTREDVFDLLPSHARSQQQRFPKWKVGFIRKNREFYARHRNWLDEWKMKIARFPSSFQKLEWNCQQDYPRRIDRCVIQIRASGVRLKRPTTSPSLVAMTSTQVPIIGWERRYITPTECKRLQSMEDLPNLPDRPSKAYEALGNAVNVTVAELVGRALFEAPEQQRSLFAAVPSLHEEEPVVESTTVESAAPRGDRLACLKGAP